The following is a genomic window from Xyrauchen texanus isolate HMW12.3.18 chromosome 6, RBS_HiC_50CHRs, whole genome shotgun sequence.
TTCCTAAAGGCTAGGGTCTACTTTGTTTTTCTATGTGCAGGTACGTCTCGCTACAGTGGGGTGCTCTGTCCTTTCAAAGTATAATCTAAAGTCAATGTTAGGTGCGTGCGCAGATTACGCTGACTCTCAACATGACTACGAAAACTTGGCTGCATATGCACAGTCCACTCGTACTGTGCTGgtgataaaacacaaaaaaatacaacataatttgGCTTTAAAGACTAGGGTTTACAATTCTCGTGCATGGTCAAGCACTCTAGCATTTCAAAGTAGACTCTTTTCTTGACCGTAAGCCCTTATGGATGTGTTCGCCACATGTATACAACGACTGCTTTGTAAGACGCAGACGGTGTGCATGCATGTCATGTACTGATGAGGAAATTTGTATTATGCTCACTTGTGTGAGATGTAGCGGCATACGGAAAACCTGAAGTATATTTTCGcctagctcacccaaaaatgacaattctctcatcatttactccccttgatgccatcccagatgtgtatgactttctttcttctgcagaacacaaattatgatttttagaagaatatttcatctctgtatgtccatacactttaagtgaatgtgtgccacaattttgatgctccaaaaagcacataaaggcattataaaagtaatccatatgactaaagttttttaatccatattttcagaagtgatatgataggtgtgggtgagaaacagatcaatattcaactaattgtttgcttgaaattcttctccctgcccagtagggggcaatatgcatgaagaatgtgaatcaccaaaagcacatgaagaagaaagtgaaagtgatctattcctcacccacaccaatcatatcacttctgaggacagagaaattcttctaaaaatcttaatttgagctcagcagatgaaagaatgtcaaacacatctgtgatgTCATAAGTGTGGTAAATTATgggggaatttttatttttgggtgaactattcctttaacttttcaCCCTGTCTTCCTACTGCAGGTCCAGCTGGGAGCTGCCAGAGCTTCGTGAAGGACGGGTGAAGGCCATAAGTGACTCTGATGGCGTCAGTTATCCCTGGTATGGTAACACTACCGAAACAGTGACTCTCTCAGGCCCCACGTCCAAACCCTCCCGCTTAACAGTGAGCATGAATGACAACTTCTACCCTAGTGTGACATGGGCAGTGCCAATCAGCAACAGCAACACACCGATGCTAACGCACATCACTCGAGACCAGAGCTTCATCACTTGGCTGGTGGCACTAAATGCAGATACCAAAGAGCGTATTGTTCTTCAGACAGTACATTGGCGTATGCGGGTAGACATTGAGGTGAATCCGTCCATGCCTTTAGGTTCTCGTGCCAAACTGATGGGCAGACCACACCAAGAACAACCGCACATTCTCAGCAACAATGAACCAATCCCGCCCAATGCACTAGGTAGGCCCAATGCCAACGACGCCCAGGTGCTGATGTGGAGGCCTAGGAGGGGACAACCACTGGTGGTTATACCGCCAAAATAGGGATGTGCCGACATAATGATAATGTTGCTTACTTTGAAGACTGCATGTACTGTTATGGGACACAGCAGCACTGGATATGGGTAACCACAAGTTGCCATTTGAATAAAGGTGTCCTATGGATTgccagttttgtttgtttttgttgaagcCTCTGAACTGAACCTTCTGAGAAGGGAGTTCTCTGCGTGCACCATGAAACTCAATTGCCTTTAAACTTCACAGCACTCAGTACTTGGTTGGTATCATTTAGTGGAATGACTATTACTAAATCTAATCTGCATTTCAGGACAGATGCTCCATAATGCATGTAAGAGTTTGAATGTTTGGTCTCATACAACACAAAGTGAACTTGGTCACTGCAAGTCCGGCTGGAAATTGACAATTTTTCAAAGTAGGACAACCAGCAAAACTCTATGAAATTCACATGTCAGTTGAATGAGACTTGAAATAAGACTTTATCTTTCACATGTTGTGTTACAAAAAAAGACTACAGTGCATGAAGACATCCACCAACTAAGGTGCAGTGTGTTGCGTTGGGGCCGGGCTGATATCCTCAACCAATCAGATGCATCCTGGAACTGGAGAGCTTATTGGAGTTTTGTTTATGCTTTCACATATGTTTGTTTGAGTTTAAGCAGTGGGTGCTGCACCATAGGCATTCACCATATAAGTCACATGACATACAACACTCCATCTTTGCCATTTTCCATGTCTCCCGTCTCTCTGTTATCCCTCAAGCTGTCTCAATATCTCCTTCCAAGTCTCCATGGGTAATTATGACACAGATGAGATTGAGTTTCCATCACAAATATCAGGtttacctttaaagggatagttcacccaaaaatgaaaattctctcatcatttactcaccctcataccatcccagatgtgtataactctctttcatctacagaactcaaatgaagatttttagaagaatatttcagctctgtggttcctcacaatgcaagtgaatgggtgccaacattttgaagctctaaatccacataagggcaacataaaagtactccagaaaACTCtgcagaagcaatatgataggtgtgggtgagaaacagaacaatatttcagtcattgactttcactttctccttctgtttttgatgATTCTCATTCTTCATCATATCGCACCCTACTGaccagggaagagaatttataaaaaaaaaaataccgatctgtttctcacccatacctatcttATCGCTTCTGAaagcatggatttaaccacaggagtcgtatggattacttttatgttgcctttatgtgtattttggagcttacatttttggcacccattcacttgtattgtatgtaatattaagctgaaatattcttctaaaaatcttcatttgtgttcagaagaagaaagaacgtcatacacatctggaatgccatgagggtgagtaaatgatgagtgaattttcatttatgggtgaactttccctttaacctaAATCATCAGCGATGACTTAATTCAGAAAATAGCCCATTTCGAGGCCCAAACGGAAACTGCACTTGCAGAATCTGCACATAAGCTCCgcagatttccacagaattggAATGCCtgtcattcacaaagttctacCCATCACCCACCACttgtatgtttgtttattcaATATTGTGAATAATTTGGGAATGatttcagctaccaataagagCGTTGTACACTCAGCTACATTGAACAcattttacttaatccatttgggggattttccaccatcAGCAGAGAAAATACGAGAAAGTCTGTAGATTCTGTCTGGGCCTGTCAATATCCTAAACTAAACAATTTGCCTTCTGTTAAATAACAGTTAAGGACTTTTTTTTTCAATCCATTGTTGATATGACCCATCGTTTTTTGACTTCCACAACATAGATGCATTAATCACTATCAtttaaatacaccgatcagccacaacattaaaaccacctgcctaattttgtgtaggtccccctcgtgccaccaaaactgtgccaacctgcatctcagaaaagcattcagagatgatattcttaccaaaattatacagagtggttatctgagttaccgtagacggtcagtttgaaccaatctggctattctctgttgacctctctcatcaacaaggcattttccaTCCAAAGacctgccgctcactggatgtttttggcttTTGGCAGCAtttggagtaaactctagagactgttgtgtgtgaaaatcccagaagatcaacagttacaggaatactcaaaccagcttatCTGAcagcaacaatcatccatgtgattataaTCAGACAATCACGtgaatgcagtgcataaaatcattcagatatggttcaggagcttcagttaatgttcacagatGACAGTCCGATGTTTATACAGAGAGGCctagaaaactaaaataaaaaatgaataaatcagttaaataaattttttgtagcAAATAGCACAGTGGGGGTCATTCATTAATTGCATGATTTTGATTTAGTGAATAGCATTGCTTTTTTATGCTTTGGACTTGACTGGTCTGAAATGAAGAGGTGAAGTCCAGTCTGGACATAAACAGAAAACAACAAACTCTTAACATACTTGCTTCATGCCTGTTACTTCACCTAATAtcactttaaaacaaaacaatatggaCTACTGAAGAATTTGAGATGCATGCAGTATGTCCAAGCTTTGAGCTCTGATCTAGATGAAGGTAGAATAAATCATACAGGGTTCCCCTTTATCTAATATGATAAATTCATCATCTCATCTACCTCTATCTTGACCTGTTTTCCTCTATCATTTCTCAgttacattctgtgtatttgtcAAAGCCATATTCTTCTTCATGATAATCATTTAAATAAAGAcgtatcattaaaatatgtgaacTCAGTCTCTGAAAATGATCACATGAACACCGGCAGTGAATATGTGGTTGAatgcagtggccccaaaatgtatcTTGAAAATTAAACCAAAATATATGAAGTTTATGGCATTGGATAGaaactgttaaagggatagttcaccaaaaaatttaaattcactcatcctttactcaccctcatgccatcccagatgtgtatgaccttctttcttctgcagaacacaaatgaagatttttagaggaatatctcagctctgtaggtccaaacaatgcaagtgaatggtgctcagacctttgaagctccaaacaggcatcataaaataatccacacgaccccagtggttaaatccatatcttctgaagcgatctgatAAGTATGgatgagcttcaaaggtctggtcaccattcacttgcattgtttggacctacagagctgacatattcttctaaaaatctttatttgtgttctgcagaagaaagaaggtcatacacatctgggatggcatgagggtgagtaaattatgagagaattttgggtaaactgtctCTTTAAACTAAGTGGCATCTATTATCTAACTTTCTTAATAATTGTTAATTTTTGCAATGAAAATACGATTTTCTTGTGGCTGTATGAATTTAATGTCCTTCAATTTCACACATGTGCCCTTGCAGAGGAACCACATGTAGTTCAGCACATTAACGATGGATATGTTCCACTTATGTTTGGCAACCAAAGTATTTTCCTTTTGTTCTAATAagttatcatttaaaacctaacaaatgtatttttatgaaatGGTTTACTTGAAAAGTGTGCTCGTGCTACCTTTCTTTAAAATTATGTGTCTAAATACATTTCGGGGCACCTTTATACAGTTCAAGAGTATCTTTTCAACATTTCTTGCCTAGGAGGTTAATGTGTCCGTTTTTAAAAGGACATATTCGATACATGAGAAAAGAAGAACTgttataacatttttgaaaatgcatCTCAAATGTTTTGCTATCACTCATGTTGTAACTTCTGTCACAATCATCAATCCTAAGTGTTGTTACAACAGCTTTTCGTCATATTCATATGCTTCCCACTGCAAAACTAGTCTATGCAATGGAAGAGACTGAGTTTACTGTGGAACAGCAGACAGTTTCTAACATTACATTAggagcaagaaaaaaaaagatgtttttgCATAAAGCAAACtgtgatgaaaaaatgtatacagtatttcCATTGAAATCCCAATAAGAGCAACAAGGTATGACAATCAGGGGCCCCAccataataaaaacaagcaagtacaaccccccaatatttatactatCGGCGATAACACAAAGAGTCTACTTTTATTTGACCATTTATTTTTGGTTATATCATGTAACATGTCATATATAGCTCTTGAAACTTGAAACTAAGTTTCAAGTTTTAGATGAATGCCGTCCTCAGTTCTGTGCCTTAAACACCGGATCGTATGCTATATTCCAATAGCATCCATCTAGACTCCACTTGTTCTCTGAACCTGAAGGAGAGGATCTTAGATGCTCTTGAGGACTGTTTTGGATTATTCATAATCTCCAGTCCAGCCGTCTATACTTTACTAGGGCTGACTTTAGTTGTGCTCTTATAACCATAAAGGAATGTAGCGCCGATAACCAGCAGCGCACCCAGGAAGAACACCCTGCAAAAGAACACACTGGTTATTCTCAGGAAATGTGTTAGAAAATTAGATAAAGACTGTAAGAGAAACCTACTTCTCTTTTAACTGTGTGGTCAAAAAATGCTTATGCCACTCCACTTACGTCAGAATAGTCAAACCAGTCATTTAAATGGAGGACAGAAGTGAGGGACATAGGCTAATTCtgcttaaataattaaataaatacaatatttaagaagattttagatattttaatttcaataaaagctaaatttaagtagaatttgtttttttattctctATAAACTGTTAAAATTGAATGGTGAAGGGCATATGCTGATCTGAtgataaacaaacatttaaaaatacaattaatgttttatataaatatttcatattaaaatCAAAAGAGTTAAGGAATATTtcggtttaatacaagttaagcacaatcaacagcatttgtggcgtaaaattgattaacacaaaacaaatatttggaGTCCTCCTTTGTTTATTTACAACAAAGCAAAACTGTGCTACAGCAAGTCACTtatattggaagtgaatggggcaaatacaTTAAGCAAAATAACACATTACacgttttaacatgattttagtgttataaaatcagggatttaccacCATTATAGCATTCACCAGATTGCAGGGTTTACCGGCATTACGTTGTCATGATAAAGTTATAAAATGGATTACTTTACACAGAGAAGTTTAGTAAGCTGTTTTAACagactaaaatcacattaacatgtTAAGTGTATATTTTTAATGGATATTTcccccagaaatgaaaattcactgATCATTTattcaccgtcatgccatcccagatgtgtatgactttctgtctgctgctgaacacaaattaggatttttagaaaaatatctcagttctgtagatccatacaatgcaagtgaatggtgatcagacttttataactccaaaaatcacataaattaatcataaaagtaatctaaaagACTGCAGTGtccataataataaatataataaatgtggatgagaaacagaacaatatttatgtccttttttactctaaatctccactttaactttcactttcaattttaaaagtgaatgtggagatttaaacaaaaaggacttcaattttgatatttttctcacccacatttattatattgcttagatatggatttaaccactgcagtcttatggattacttctatgtttccttaatgtgatttttggagttataaagtctgatcaccattcacttgcattgtatggatctacagaactgagatatttttctaaaaatcctaaattgtgttcagcagcagacagaaagtcatacacatctgggatggcatgagattaagtaaatgatgagagatttttaattttgggtgaactattcctttaatgtttatggactggccccattgactcccattgtcttgcttaacttgtatttaactcaGAACATTCATGTCTATCAAATAATGTGACTAACTTCATTATCTTGTTAATTATATCAGTAGTTAATTATAACAGTAGTAAGTAATGGGAGCATATACTGTATAGCACAGTTGCCTCCAAATGATCCAAGTATAATCATTAAAGTTTTGGAACTACTGTATAATTGATAGAATACCTGGTAGGGTCAAAATCCTGCAACCAAAAATAGGAGATGATGGTGGAGAGAATGATTGAGATAGATGTGGCAAACCCTTTCAGGATGTTATCTGCATACTTGATCACAGCTGCAATGACCAACCCACCCAAAGCCTGTACGATGTGTTCaacacaaaacagataaaaaccaCGTGACATGCAGGTCTTTGTTGGTATTGTGATGTTCTGAATAGGAAATGTCAAATGTACCTGAAGAGCTACCACTGCCCAAGTCAGAGTGTTGTACCCTTGAAAGAGTCCATTCTCCAGCACTCTTTcaccatcatacacacacactcccacaatCCCAAATATGATTCCAAACACACCTGAGAATAAAGAGGGTAAAAAGGATGAGGAAATAAATATGAAACTGTAGATTAAGTGAGCTGTACAgggagcattttctttttttaaccaaaaagGTATTCCTGTTAAGGAATAAATTCAAAGCTAGGTTTTTAAGTGGCATTTGTCTTTGCAAAAATTGCCACTGCATTTCTATGTGGTCGCTAAAGTGTTCTGGGTGATTTGAATGCATTGATATGTGGTTGGAAATGTATTGTTAGTCCAGTAataatatattagggctgtcaatttaatgcatcaattcagtgtaattaattatttaaaacataaaactgaaaaaaactttttttgcaattaatcatgccactCGGACTGTAATAAGGTAAgtttcctaccatcggagcaattcaagcttgaagtacaaccTTAATGTATTTACGAATCTTAGCCATAAGGGGGCAATAAGCGCAACACCAGATCTATAGGTAAATATAA
Proteins encoded in this region:
- the fam78ba gene encoding protein FAM78B; protein product: MNILLRYIFIFSSLATLTPLISRTMGCIQSIACKPRIRRENIVVYEVSASIDQCPTIIEENSPIVLRYKTPYFRASAGIVMPPVPRNETWTVGWIQACTQMEFFNTYGDIGMSSWELPELREGRVKAISDSDGVSYPWYGNTTETVTLSGPTSKPSRLTVSMNDNFYPSVTWAVPISNSNTPMLTHITRDQSFITWLVALNADTKERIVLQTVHWRMRVDIEVNPSMPLGSRAKLMGRPHQEQPHILSNNEPIPPNALGRPNANDAQVLMWRPRRGQPLVVIPPK